From the genome of Miscanthus floridulus cultivar M001 chromosome 10, ASM1932011v1, whole genome shotgun sequence, one region includes:
- the LOC136487938 gene encoding uncharacterized protein: MAMSLSSCTTLLMTRAAAPAPRPTPTPGKSSSGAGSLQLRSRQPAAASSVEALRWASSSCKESRSRRAALFACHALNKYSYHIEPAALVYRPTTTSAGTNWRIWEDKDKDLIILELEVGELAQDKLEVSTTDHVLLVVKYKVDINDEWRASSLDVRLLMPPGYDEKNVGAMMLSKGWLQITIPKPKHEPNKIQIS; the protein is encoded by the exons ATGGCGATGTCGTTGAGCTCCTGCACCACCCTCCTGATGACCCGGGCGGCCGCGCCGGCGCCAAGGCCCACGCCAACGCCGGGGAAATCCTCTTCCGGCGCCGGATCACTGCAGCTCCGCAGCAGACAACCGGCGGCGGCTTCGTCAGTAGAGGCTCTGCGCTGGGCCTCCTCATCATGCAAGGAGTCCCGGTCCCGGCGGGCTGCTCTCTTCGCGTGCCATGCGCTAAATAAGTACTCGTACCACATCGAACCCGCTG CCCTGGTGTACCGGCCTACAACTACATCAGCGGGCACCAACTGGAGAATCTGGGAAGACAAGGACAAGGACCTCATCATCCTGGAGCTGGAGGTAGGAGAATTGGCCCAGGATAAACTGGAGGTTTCAACAACGGACCACGTGCTCCTGGTCGTCAAGTACAAGGTCGACATCAACGACGAGTGGCGGGCGAGCTCGCTGGACGTCCGCCTGCTCATGCCTCCTGGCTACGACGAGAAGAATGTGGGCGCGATGATGCTGTCCAAAGGCTGGCTTCAGATTACCATCCCCAAGCCCAAGCACGAGCCCAATAAGATACAAATCTCGTAG
- the LOC136486172 gene encoding uncharacterized protein isoform X1 — MDHIQTMRENYTQDFRNKDVTRSHIAGPTYPIDKLALRAGNEKFGFLHAEFTHSFFYLWKPEHIWLLLYDISLPLATLGRRHLTMSKSRYIKQGKVLNLPIRLACNSGSNVHTCFLSDWCYQFECHCSHLSAVLLFGIMVTYHRHGMVGVSTAAESRCCVSTCENQHLSIKAIVSLGRVAQLAAMSWCMRRHL; from the exons atg GATCACATACAAACAATGCGTGAGAATTATACACAAGATTTCAGAAACAAAGATGTTACGAGGAGTCATATTGCTGGGCCAACATACCCTATAGATAAACTAGCCCTTAGAGCAGGTAATGAAAAG TTTGGTTTCCTACATGCAGAGTTTACACATAGCTTCTTTTATTTATGGAAGCCTGAACATATATGGTTGCTTTTATATGATATCTCATTGCCATTAGCAACATTAGGAAGG CGGCATCTCACTATGAGCAAGAGTCGGTACATTAAACAAGGAAAAGTCCTGAATCTGCCTATCAGGCTCGCTTGCAACTCAG GTTCAAATGTACATACATGCTTTCTGTCCGATTGGTGTTACCAATTTGAGTGTCACTGCAGTCACTTATCTGCAGTCCTACTGTTTGGTATAAT GGTCACATACCACCGGCATGGAATGGTTGGTGTCTCAACTGCTGCTGAGAGTAGGTGTTGCGTGAGCACATGCGA GAACCAGCACCTGTCCATTAAGGCCATTGTGTCTCTTGGTCGAGTGGCACAACTTGCGGCAATGTCATGGTGCATGCGACGCCATCTCTGA
- the LOC136486172 gene encoding uncharacterized protein isoform X3 yields the protein MDHIQTMRENYTQDFRNKDVTRSHIAGPTYPIDKLALRAGNEKFGFLHAEFTHSFFYLWKPEHIWLLLYDISLPLATLGRRHLTMSKSRYIKQGKVLNLPIRLACNSGSNVHTCFLSDWCYQFECHCSHLSAVLLFGIMVTYHRHGMVGVSTAAESRCCVSTCELETMDKPCCKLAFQSAL from the exons atg GATCACATACAAACAATGCGTGAGAATTATACACAAGATTTCAGAAACAAAGATGTTACGAGGAGTCATATTGCTGGGCCAACATACCCTATAGATAAACTAGCCCTTAGAGCAGGTAATGAAAAG TTTGGTTTCCTACATGCAGAGTTTACACATAGCTTCTTTTATTTATGGAAGCCTGAACATATATGGTTGCTTTTATATGATATCTCATTGCCATTAGCAACATTAGGAAGG CGGCATCTCACTATGAGCAAGAGTCGGTACATTAAACAAGGAAAAGTCCTGAATCTGCCTATCAGGCTCGCTTGCAACTCAG GTTCAAATGTACATACATGCTTTCTGTCCGATTGGTGTTACCAATTTGAGTGTCACTGCAGTCACTTATCTGCAGTCCTACTGTTTGGTATAAT GGTCACATACCACCGGCATGGAATGGTTGGTGTCTCAACTGCTGCTGAGAGTAGGTGTTGCGTGAGCACATGCGA ATTAGAAACCATGGACAAACCTTGCTGCAAACTGGCATTCCAAAGTGCCTTATAA
- the LOC136486172 gene encoding uncharacterized protein isoform X5: MDHIQTMRENYTQDFRNKDVTRSHIAGPTYPIDKLALRAGNEKRHLTMSKSRYIKQGKVLNLPIRLACNSGSNVHTCFLSDWCYQFECHCSHLSAVLLFGIMVTYHRHGMVGVSTAAESRCCVSTCENQHLSIKAIVSLGRVAQLAAMSWCMRRHL, encoded by the exons atg GATCACATACAAACAATGCGTGAGAATTATACACAAGATTTCAGAAACAAAGATGTTACGAGGAGTCATATTGCTGGGCCAACATACCCTATAGATAAACTAGCCCTTAGAGCAGGTAATGAAAAG CGGCATCTCACTATGAGCAAGAGTCGGTACATTAAACAAGGAAAAGTCCTGAATCTGCCTATCAGGCTCGCTTGCAACTCAG GTTCAAATGTACATACATGCTTTCTGTCCGATTGGTGTTACCAATTTGAGTGTCACTGCAGTCACTTATCTGCAGTCCTACTGTTTGGTATAAT GGTCACATACCACCGGCATGGAATGGTTGGTGTCTCAACTGCTGCTGAGAGTAGGTGTTGCGTGAGCACATGCGA GAACCAGCACCTGTCCATTAAGGCCATTGTGTCTCTTGGTCGAGTGGCACAACTTGCGGCAATGTCATGGTGCATGCGACGCCATCTCTGA
- the LOC136486172 gene encoding uncharacterized protein isoform X4 translates to MDHIQTMRENYTQDFRNKDVTRSHIAGPTYPIDKLALRAGNEKFGFLHAEFTHSFFYLWKPEHIWLLLYDISLPLATLGRRHLTMSKSRYIKQGKVLNLPIRLACNSGSNVHTCFLSDWCYQFECHCSHLSAVLLFGIMVTYHRHGMVGVSTAAESRCCVSTCDQDM, encoded by the exons atg GATCACATACAAACAATGCGTGAGAATTATACACAAGATTTCAGAAACAAAGATGTTACGAGGAGTCATATTGCTGGGCCAACATACCCTATAGATAAACTAGCCCTTAGAGCAGGTAATGAAAAG TTTGGTTTCCTACATGCAGAGTTTACACATAGCTTCTTTTATTTATGGAAGCCTGAACATATATGGTTGCTTTTATATGATATCTCATTGCCATTAGCAACATTAGGAAGG CGGCATCTCACTATGAGCAAGAGTCGGTACATTAAACAAGGAAAAGTCCTGAATCTGCCTATCAGGCTCGCTTGCAACTCAG GTTCAAATGTACATACATGCTTTCTGTCCGATTGGTGTTACCAATTTGAGTGTCACTGCAGTCACTTATCTGCAGTCCTACTGTTTGGTATAAT GGTCACATACCACCGGCATGGAATGGTTGGTGTCTCAACTGCTGCTGAGAGTAGGTGTTGCGTGAGCACATGCGA TCAGGATATGTAG
- the LOC136486172 gene encoding uncharacterized protein isoform X2 produces the protein MRENYTQDFRNKDVTRSHIAGPTYPIDKLALRAGNEKFGFLHAEFTHSFFYLWKPEHIWLLLYDISLPLATLGRRHLTMSKSRYIKQGKVLNLPIRLACNSGSNVHTCFLSDWCYQFECHCSHLSAVLLFGIMVTYHRHGMVGVSTAAESRCCVSTCENQHLSIKAIVSLGRVAQLAAMSWCMRRHL, from the exons ATGCGTGAGAATTATACACAAGATTTCAGAAACAAAGATGTTACGAGGAGTCATATTGCTGGGCCAACATACCCTATAGATAAACTAGCCCTTAGAGCAGGTAATGAAAAG TTTGGTTTCCTACATGCAGAGTTTACACATAGCTTCTTTTATTTATGGAAGCCTGAACATATATGGTTGCTTTTATATGATATCTCATTGCCATTAGCAACATTAGGAAGG CGGCATCTCACTATGAGCAAGAGTCGGTACATTAAACAAGGAAAAGTCCTGAATCTGCCTATCAGGCTCGCTTGCAACTCAG GTTCAAATGTACATACATGCTTTCTGTCCGATTGGTGTTACCAATTTGAGTGTCACTGCAGTCACTTATCTGCAGTCCTACTGTTTGGTATAAT GGTCACATACCACCGGCATGGAATGGTTGGTGTCTCAACTGCTGCTGAGAGTAGGTGTTGCGTGAGCACATGCGA GAACCAGCACCTGTCCATTAAGGCCATTGTGTCTCTTGGTCGAGTGGCACAACTTGCGGCAATGTCATGGTGCATGCGACGCCATCTCTGA